The nucleotide window ttACTAATCCTTTGCAGAGAAGAAACAATAAAAGGAGTAGAAGGTATAAACAAAGTGTcgagatccacaaaagaaaggacaaaaggatggcataataaaaggatgagaaaggaatACAATATAGGAGACAAGATGTTCATGAAaagctcaagcaaggaaagcttcaagcatgaagaaaagaccacAGTCATCTACCTTCATCACATGGTGCCATCACGCTCtaatgatgaaggtaacatcttaaggtaagtggtcattatttaaaaagcttccctttgatcttgctatttacacaaatgaagaaacaaacatgtttgagttacaactttgcttgattcaacttgattaactcaacatgtcttgttccttaagcttgttcatagcaccactctCTTGATCCCATAGTCTTAATCAAATGAGCTCAaattttgcatatcttatctttggaagatgatagtcataatcgtgtaaagtttgatacattataaaaAGATGGAcatcctgctcctcctctgtcagcagcagcttgccgttgtccgtcgttgctgtggcctgctccatgcacTCGTCCACCGTCCGCAGACGgactgtcacatcctcaatgatgagggtggacaagtccagcatcatctctatgaagagagcgatctggatgtacttcatcggcacagagtggaggtacttggagaccgcttcttcttcgtcgatggtgacaccgtggctcctcagcttactgatgagcgactgcaagcggagggagaagtcatctaccaattcaccatccttgaacttgaggttagcgtactcctgcttcagcagctgggccgtcgtCTTCTTTGTGCGGTCAGAGCCGACGCGCATCGctacaatggcctcccacgcctccttagtagAGTTCTTCAGCCCGCAACGGCTCCTTGTACTCtgctggcacagcagcgaggatagcctccaacgctgacatgtcgtcttcttcattgtcggtgcccttgtcaatagcattccagagccgtcaggctctgagcttgaccttcatggtcaccgcccactcgctatagttggtgcgagtcagcgtcggtcaactggtgccgctgaccttccGCACCGTGCAGCACGATGatctcctgtcgtggctgggcagccacagcagcaccGCTGCTGTCGCTCATCTCCAAACCGCCCGTCATCGCCAACGATTAGTCCGGCGACGACGCTTATAcgtctccgataccacttgttggcccctgAATCTTccacacgggtgagccgaccgcccACCGGCGTTGCCGACcatacactatggctagaggtagaagaagaaagGGAGAATAGAGCacgcacacacagcacaagcaccagcgttggccggaactCTGCAGAGGAAGATGGTGAAAACTGAACTTACTCTCTTTACTGAATTGCAGtgggaaactatatatacaactctactcatctAATACTGCACAGACATGTCAAGGCTGCCATGCTgaatgactagatgtgacagcaaggCTGACTTTGACGCCTATCCCAGCAGGTGAGCCTTTCGACGCCTTCCCCTACAGCGGCTATAGTacagcagcaggggagccctcTCAGCGCCGTGGAGTTGAGCACCGGCGTCCGACGTGAAGAGCACCTTGCCGCTGTGCACGTTCTTGTAGTACTGGTTGTCCAGGGCGACCGACGTCACGGGGTCCTGCACCACCCTGAAGTCGGGGCCATTGCTTTTGCAGGTCACGTTCAGGCTGTTGGCGAGGTCGTGGTCCATGTCCGAGGTGTTGCTGGGCGGCAGGCGGTTGCCGAAGAACCTGCAGCGGGCCACGCCGAAGCTGTGCGCGCCGGAGAGCGTGATCATGTCGTGGGGGTCGAGACCCTGCTCGGCGAAGCTCTTCTCGAGGTCGTCCAGGGTGTCGAACGGCCAGAGCAGGTTCCGCTCGGCCTCCGCCTTGAGGGACACGCGGCCGTCGAGGCGGCCCGCCGGCATCGCGAAGTCGATGGCGCCGTAGCTGAGGTTTCGGGCGGCGTCGCGGGTGGCGAAGGCGACGTTGTCCGCGCACGAGACCTTGCCGCGGCATGCAGGATTATTCTCGAGCTCCGCCTTGGCCGCGTCGATATCACCTCGAACCTGCGGAGGCTGTTTATGTTGGGCAAGCCGAACATCTCTGTCTGCTCGCTGGAGCCGCTCGTGTTCCTCAGGAGGACGGAAGCATCACACCCCTGAAAACATGCAATACCACGTCAGCAAAGACACGAACACGACCCCAACGTCGAATTGCATGCATCGGCGACGCCACAAGATCGAAGCTAGGCAGCGAGGCTATATGTGATGTACGTACCCGAACAAAGCAATCGTGGAAGAAGAGACGAACGAGTCCTGCGCCAATGCCAGGGTTTTCCTTGATGGCCTTCTCCACGGCCTTCTTCACGATAGGGCAGTAATAAGGGGTACCACTCTTGTTGTAGTAGCCCACGGTGAGCCCTGAGGGAGTAGGGCTCACGTCTGGAAGATCAGGGTTAGGTGTTGGGGCTCCGTCGTGGCAAGGAGGCAAGAACGGGATCCACCCTCGTAAAATGCAGCCGAGGCTACGGCTAGAGCTAGAGGTCCGGGTCTGGCTAGGGTAAGTACCCTGGTGGCATG belongs to Miscanthus floridulus cultivar M001 chromosome 4, ASM1932011v1, whole genome shotgun sequence and includes:
- the LOC136549171 gene encoding peroxidase 2-like, producing the protein MDKLAALAITLLGLLGSVACHQGLTVGYYNKSGTPYYCPIVKKAVEKAIKENPGIGAGLVRLFFHDCFVRPPQVRGDIDAAKAELENNPACRGKVSCADNVAFATRDAARNLSYGAIDFAMPAGRLDGRVSLKAEAERNLLWPFDTLDDLEKSFAEQGLDPHDMITLSGAHSFGVARCRFFGNRLPPSNTSDMDHDLANSLNVTCKSNGPDFRVVQDPVTSVALDNQYYKNVHSGKVLFTSDAGAQLHGAERAPLLLYYSRCRGRRRKAHLLG